A single region of the Verrucomicrobiia bacterium genome encodes:
- a CDS encoding TlpA disulfide reductase family protein, translated as MMAIRRNITVGALLCAGTWLAACAPANKVRVEDVRVTPVTAADIQKSVRDSGAKAVLVNMWATWCGPCRQEFPGLVNVAHKYQGLGLKVLLVSADTETDLPAVKKFLAERGVEFPAYLKVEKDQEFIDGMGKQWTGALPATFLFDGTGKLRDFWEGEATFNVFEQKVVEILGKQTKPAGGTP; from the coding sequence ATGATGGCGATTCGAAGAAACATTACGGTAGGCGCTCTCCTGTGCGCCGGCACCTGGCTTGCGGCCTGTGCGCCGGCGAACAAGGTGCGTGTCGAAGACGTGCGGGTGACGCCGGTCACCGCCGCTGATATTCAGAAGTCGGTTCGCGACTCGGGAGCGAAAGCGGTGTTGGTAAACATGTGGGCGACCTGGTGCGGACCGTGTCGGCAGGAATTTCCCGGTCTCGTGAACGTGGCGCACAAGTATCAGGGGCTGGGTTTGAAGGTCCTACTCGTCTCGGCGGATACTGAGACGGACCTACCGGCGGTGAAGAAGTTCCTGGCCGAGCGCGGCGTGGAATTTCCGGCGTACTTGAAGGTGGAGAAGGACCAGGAGTTCATTGATGGGATGGGGAAGCAATGGACGGGCGCGTTGCCCGCCACGTTCCTTTTCGACGGGACCGGCAAGCTGCGAGATTTTTGGGAAGGCGAAGCCACTTTCAACGTTTTTGAGCAGAAAGTGGTCGAAATCCTTGGCAAACAAACAAAACCAGCAGGAGGCACTCCGTGA
- a CDS encoding CvpA family protein, producing the protein MSFGLADFAAAGYLTWGALKGRRRGLSVELPRFASVTLALVTGAGLARWADHIFEDINKLTGQAAGALGWGGILVGAFYLARQFRAWMGQWITGLLPEETVQKRAGMAAGFLRTLVISSIITICLLHTPLAFLVRDSVMGGLARIVQPVYHVANKPHP; encoded by the coding sequence ATGAGCTTCGGGTTGGCCGATTTCGCAGCGGCGGGCTATCTGACTTGGGGCGCTCTCAAGGGCCGGCGTCGCGGCTTGTCCGTCGAACTACCGCGATTCGCCAGTGTGACCCTGGCACTGGTTACGGGCGCGGGGTTGGCGCGTTGGGCGGACCATATATTTGAGGACATTAACAAACTTACGGGCCAGGCGGCCGGCGCGCTGGGCTGGGGTGGAATCCTCGTAGGTGCGTTCTATCTGGCGCGCCAGTTCCGGGCTTGGATGGGGCAATGGATCACGGGCCTGTTGCCGGAAGAAACTGTGCAGAAGCGGGCTGGTATGGCGGCCGGGTTCCTGCGAACGCTCGTCATTAGTTCCATCATCACGATCTGTCTCCTGCACACGCCGCTGGCGTTCCTCGTTCGCGATTCCGTGATGGGCGGTCTCGCAAGAATCGTGCAACCCGTCTATCACGTGGCCAACAAACCGCACCCTTGA